The DNA sequence GGCGCGCCCAAGGTGCGGGCGATGGAGATCATCGACGAATTGGAGACCGACCGACGCGGCGTCTATGGCGGCGCGATCGGCTACTTCGCTGCCGACGGTGCGATGGATACCTGCATCGCGCTCAGAACCGCTGTCATCAAGGACGGCGTGCTGCATGTCCAGGCCGGCGCCGGCGTGGTCGCCGACAGCGTGCCGGAATCAGAACACCAGGAGTGCCGGAACAAGGCCCGCGCCCTGCTGCGCGCCGCCGAGGAAGCCGTCACCTTTGCTGGACGCGGCGGCAACACCTAGCCCGCATTTCTCACACTCCCGACGGTCTGCGTTGCGTTATGGCGAGTTGTATGAGGGCGAAGGACGCGAAAAGCGTATGACGGCATACGGTTGAGCGGCTTTCGCCCGCACATGGCCGCCAGGACGCAACCCTGCGGGCCGGGTGAACGCGGCGCAGACCGTCGGGAGTGTGAGAAATGCGGGCTAGCGATTTGCGTCGTCGAGACCGCCGTTGCCGTGCTGCGCCAGGATAATGTCGCCGCGCATGATGATCTCGCTCGCCGGCACGATACGGAATCCTCGCGACACCGCATCCGGCAGCCACTGAGCCAAGGCAGCGACCGTTGCCTGATGCGGATGTCCAATGGCGATGGCATAGCCGCGCCGGTTCGCCACCGCCTCCAGCGCGGCGAGCTGGCGCATGATCGACGGGACATCCGGCACGTTGTCGAGAAAGACGTCGCGCTCGGCAGACGGCACGCCGAAGGTAACCGCGGTGTGGTGGGCGATTGAACGCCCGATGGTGACGGAATCCAGGAACATCAGGTCGCGGTGCTTGAGTTCGGCCATGACAATGGCCATCGCGCCGCCATCCTGGGTCAGCCGGCTGCCCATGTGGTTGTTGACGCCGACATAGCCGGTGAAGCGGTCGAGGTTGTCGACCAGGCGGGCCTGGAGCTCTGCGTCCGACAAGCTGGCCAAGAGCGCGTTCGGGCCAGGGTTCTTATTGCCGTCGATCGGCTCCATCGGCAGGTGCAGAAAGATCTCGTGGCCTGACGCGCGTGCTGCCGCCGTCTGGCCGGCCAGATCGCCGGCATACGGGATGAACGCCATGGTGAGCGGGCCCGGCAGCGCCGTGATCGCGGCTGTCTGGCGCCGGTTGAGGCCGAGATCGTCGATCACGATGGCAATGACCGGCGCCAGTCCGGAGATCGGATCGTCCGCCTCCGGCGCGACCTCGGGGATCAGATCG is a window from the Pseudomonadota bacterium genome containing:
- a CDS encoding divergent polysaccharide deacetylase family protein, which codes for MAPALLGADIGIFAASHMIGRAPDIAPATWQVAERVAPTSPVPNVIEVAALAPLHVVDHEPIEVADVGRSAVEPDLDEGFGVAVAPPSPAIAAATSEPEAIVALAGEAHGPHDQDHRALFSAAIPAAGAAHASHDVVGTDWYGTQIPVPGVARAPHDIAFAAWTATDGRARIHGDLNGAPLVAVTGRVIVAMPSAWPLEERRQADFAAWVLALSMPEPPLPDVAPDPPVVLSETGPDLVDESFATSNLGPLDLIPEVAPEADDPISGLAPVIAIVIDDLGLNRRQTAAITALPGPLTMAFIPYAGDLAGQTAAARASGHEIFLHLPMEPIDGNKNPGPNALLASLSDAELQARLVDNLDRFTGYVGVNNHMGSRLTQDGGAMAIVMAELKHRDLMFLDSVTIGRSIAHHTAVTFGVPSAERDVFLDNVPDVPSIMRQLAALEAVANRRGYAIAIGHPHQATVAALAQWLPDAVSRGFRIVPASEIIMRGDIILAQHGNGGLDDANR